In Paenibacillus sp. G2S3, a single window of DNA contains:
- a CDS encoding endospore germination permease produces MKKEIIPTGHSISIVVLFIIGTSLFMGLPGKSGNSSWIALLFAISLTVPLLFMYARFHVLFPGKDLFDILITVFGPIFGRVVSCVYIWYALHMGALVLRNFGEFTKTVALTETPMIAPMLCIGLLCIWVVKAGIEVIGRCAKLFLLLLLAEVFFIEILAIPKLKYHYLKPFLDTGWSPVFADTFGSFTFPFAEIVLFMGVFSHLPAKDSAKKILLSGLLISGGVILLVSLRNLLILNPDIVQSLYFPSYVAVSRINIGDFLTRMEASSALGFVITIFIKASICLYVASVGVAKLFKLKSYRSVVLQLGLIMVYFSQFIFKDIMEMQHFAYNIYPIYALPFQVIIPLVLWICAEIMVSRSKHKQQTASQQ; encoded by the coding sequence ATGAAAAAAGAGATCATACCCACAGGGCATTCTATAAGTATTGTTGTTCTATTTATTATTGGGACTTCACTATTCATGGGACTGCCGGGAAAATCAGGCAACAGTAGCTGGATTGCTCTACTTTTTGCCATATCGTTAACGGTTCCCCTGCTGTTTATGTACGCCAGATTTCATGTGCTTTTTCCGGGTAAGGATCTATTTGATATATTGATCACGGTATTTGGGCCTATTTTTGGGAGAGTAGTTTCCTGTGTGTATATATGGTATGCGTTGCATATGGGGGCGCTCGTCCTACGGAATTTTGGGGAATTTACTAAAACGGTTGCCTTGACAGAGACGCCTATGATTGCACCTATGTTATGCATTGGCCTGTTGTGTATTTGGGTGGTTAAGGCAGGAATTGAGGTGATTGGGAGATGTGCTAAGCTATTTTTACTGCTTCTATTGGCTGAGGTTTTTTTTATTGAAATCTTAGCTATTCCCAAGCTCAAGTATCACTATTTGAAGCCTTTTCTTGACACTGGATGGTCACCGGTATTTGCAGATACATTTGGATCATTTACTTTTCCTTTTGCTGAAATTGTTCTTTTTATGGGAGTGTTTAGTCATTTACCGGCAAAAGACTCAGCTAAAAAGATTCTGCTAAGCGGATTGCTGATTTCTGGTGGGGTGATTTTGCTCGTTTCTCTACGGAATTTGCTGATTCTCAATCCTGATATTGTTCAAAGTTTATACTTCCCCTCATATGTAGCGGTTAGTCGGATTAATATAGGGGATTTTTTGACCCGAATGGAGGCATCATCAGCACTTGGATTTGTAATCACGATATTCATAAAGGCCAGCATATGTTTATATGTGGCTAGTGTTGGAGTCGCTAAGTTATTCAAACTGAAGAGCTACCGATCCGTTGTGCTTCAGCTGGGATTGATTATGGTTTATTTCTCTCAATTTATCTTCAAGGATATTATGGAGATGCAACATTTTGCCTATAATATTTATCCAATATATGCGCTTCCATTTCAGGTGATTATTCCACTGGTATTATGGATTTGCGCTGAAATTATGGTTAGTAGAAGTAAACATAAGCAGCAGACAGCGTCACAACAATAA
- a CDS encoding antibiotic biosynthesis monooxygenase has protein sequence MILEAAMLQVKPGLTTEFEKSFKEASSLISSIEGYIGHELQHCLEDDHKYLLLVKWRTLEDHTIGFRESSQYQEWKALLHHYYEPFPVVEHFTRINLD, from the coding sequence ATGATTTTGGAAGCTGCGATGCTGCAAGTGAAGCCTGGTTTGACTACTGAATTTGAAAAAAGCTTCAAGGAGGCATCAAGCTTAATTTCTTCGATCGAAGGCTACATAGGGCATGAACTGCAACATTGCTTGGAGGATGATCATAAGTATCTGCTGCTTGTAAAGTGGAGAACGCTTGAAGATCATACCATAGGATTCAGAGAATCCAGCCAGTATCAGGAATGGAAGGCGCTGCTTCACCATTATTACGAACCATTTCCGGTAGTTGAGCATTTTACCCGCATTAATCTGGACTAA
- a CDS encoding aminoglycoside phosphotransferase family protein, translating to MKAKLVGEGRTAEIWQHDDQKILKLYREDISEQNVSREYKICQFVHAQGVRTPQPFELISEQTRKGIVFQQIQGPSLLKLMGEKPWKVTQYARMMAGLHFDLHKLEITEEIGQQKDMLKWNIMGAPMLSEDEKSVILSYLEKLPEGTHLCHGDFHPDNVLMDDQLWVIDWMTGVVGEPAGDAARSVVMFSLGAMPPGASAFSKLMLGFIRKRLTKGYIQEYLRLSGYTYEEVDRWILPIAAARLVEGLPPPEKELLVKEVRKRLQTLTVDLS from the coding sequence ATGAAGGCGAAGCTTGTTGGGGAAGGCAGAACAGCGGAGATCTGGCAGCATGACGATCAGAAGATTCTTAAATTGTACCGGGAGGATATATCAGAGCAAAACGTCAGCCGGGAATATAAAATCTGCCAGTTTGTACATGCACAGGGGGTTCGGACACCGCAGCCTTTTGAGCTTATTTCTGAACAGACAAGGAAAGGTATCGTTTTTCAACAAATTCAGGGTCCCTCCCTGCTAAAGTTGATGGGTGAGAAGCCTTGGAAAGTTACCCAATATGCCAGGATGATGGCGGGGCTTCACTTTGATTTGCATAAGCTTGAAATTACCGAGGAAATCGGACAGCAAAAGGATATGTTAAAGTGGAATATCATGGGGGCTCCTATGCTTAGTGAAGATGAGAAGTCAGTCATTCTAAGCTATCTGGAGAAGTTACCGGAAGGAACGCATTTATGTCATGGGGATTTCCATCCTGACAATGTGCTTATGGACGATCAGCTCTGGGTGATCGACTGGATGACTGGCGTCGTGGGAGAACCTGCTGGAGATGCTGCGCGCTCCGTAGTGATGTTCAGTTTGGGAGCTATGCCTCCGGGTGCATCTGCTTTCTCCAAATTGATGTTAGGTTTTATCAGGAAAAGATTAACTAAGGGGTATATTCAAGAGTATCTCAGATTATCAGGATACACCTATGAGGAAGTAGACCGCTGGATTCTGCCAATCGCTGCCGCACGTCTGGTGGAAGGGCTTCCGCCACCTGAGAAAGAGCTTCTAGTTAAAGAAGTTCGTAAACGTCTGCAGACCTTAACTGTGGACCTAAGCTGA
- a CDS encoding DUF1697 domain-containing protein → MTTFIALLRGINVGGNKIIKMQDLKTMLQSLGFHNVRTYIQSGNVVFESDEESESLLSGVIERQIHEVFGFEVSVMIRTLAEMEEVIANNPFQLSEPEAFKKWYVSFLPAEPSAEALDKLRIYEDGPDKLRFVGREMYVLYDVSVSQSPLFKVPFDKILGMPVTARNWNTVNKLVAMGRME, encoded by the coding sequence ATGACTACCTTTATTGCACTACTGCGTGGTATTAACGTCGGTGGCAACAAAATCATTAAGATGCAGGATCTGAAGACGATGTTGCAGTCCCTTGGTTTTCACAATGTACGAACGTATATTCAGAGCGGAAATGTAGTATTTGAAAGTGATGAGGAATCGGAGAGCCTCCTTAGCGGAGTCATTGAACGCCAGATTCATGAGGTGTTTGGTTTTGAGGTATCTGTTATGATTCGTACACTGGCTGAGATGGAGGAAGTAATCGCTAATAATCCCTTTCAGCTATCCGAGCCGGAGGCGTTCAAAAAATGGTATGTTTCTTTTCTGCCAGCAGAGCCTTCAGCTGAAGCGCTAGATAAGCTGCGTATTTATGAGGATGGACCGGATAAACTGCGTTTTGTCGGCAGAGAGATGTACGTATTATATGATGTCAGTGTGAGCCAATCGCCGCTTTTCAAGGTTCCTTTTGACAAAATATTGGGTATGCCTGTTACAGCACGTAACTGGAATACAGTGAATAAGCTCGTTGCTATGGGCAGGATGGAATAG
- a CDS encoding glycosyltransferase family 39 protein, translating into MNRGKKTSSDLILWLILLLAAFLYGYGVWNDHYVNTYYTTAVGSMLQNFHNFFFASLDSAGSVTVDKPPVTFWIQTLSALIFGLHGWSVILPQALGGVGSVLLLYLLVKPTFGRAAARLAALVMATTPVAAAVSRTNNIDALLVFTLLLAAWFLFKGTKNNKMGSLLTAFALIGVGFNEKMLQAYMVLPAFYLFYVLAAKVNWKRKTGVLAASTAILLVVSLSWAVIVDSIPASKRPYIGSSGTNSVLNLAFGYNGVARLTGDRGAGGGGGGMPPMNGGEMPAMNGEMPNMNGEMPAMNGTDATNRTEGGRGEFSGRQGTNSTSNSQTGDDDGSAPGQPSGGTDSQGRQFGGDDGGRGNRGGMNGGGSGGGMFNTGTAGPLRLFQSELSGQASWMLPFVLFGCIGLFANLRRKNFTQAHKEALFWLAWLLPIMGFFSIAGFFHQYYLVMMAPPIAALVGAGWSKLWTLYREHSSGWLSWLLPAATLVTAGFQWYIVHPYDDTIGSGWSNGILAAGIVVSLVLVVLKGKQKSFIYATGIAAALVLLIGPLYWAATPITYGLNSQTPEAGPSSSEGRGGMGGNSSNFGRNSATSANESLLSYLEENNTGETYLFATLDYGTAAPYIVDKGASVVILNGFSNSDTVYTPDTLKAFVESGKVKYFLINSVGMGGGRGGNSELTTWITENGTEVAAADWAGNDAGNSGTLYKVTVN; encoded by the coding sequence ATGAATAGGGGCAAAAAAACAAGCTCGGATCTTATACTCTGGCTCATTTTATTACTTGCCGCTTTTTTGTACGGTTATGGAGTTTGGAATGACCACTATGTGAATACATACTACACCACCGCGGTGGGAAGTATGCTGCAGAACTTTCATAATTTCTTCTTCGCTTCACTGGACTCCGCGGGTTCAGTAACGGTGGATAAACCACCGGTTACCTTTTGGATTCAGACGCTTAGCGCACTCATCTTCGGGTTGCATGGTTGGAGTGTGATTTTGCCGCAAGCCCTTGGGGGCGTCGGCTCTGTGCTACTTCTATACCTGCTAGTTAAGCCTACCTTCGGTAGAGCGGCAGCACGTTTAGCGGCTCTAGTTATGGCAACCACTCCCGTAGCAGCGGCAGTCAGCCGGACGAATAACATTGATGCGCTGCTTGTATTCACCCTTCTACTCGCGGCATGGTTTCTATTTAAAGGAACGAAGAATAACAAAATGGGCAGTCTTCTCACAGCATTTGCGTTAATCGGTGTTGGGTTTAACGAGAAGATGCTGCAGGCTTATATGGTTTTACCGGCTTTTTATCTCTTTTATGTTTTGGCTGCTAAAGTGAACTGGAAGAGAAAGACGGGAGTATTGGCAGCCTCCACAGCAATATTGCTTGTAGTCTCCTTATCCTGGGCAGTGATCGTGGATTCGATTCCCGCCAGCAAACGACCTTATATCGGCAGTAGCGGCACAAATTCAGTGCTGAATCTTGCCTTTGGTTATAATGGCGTTGCGCGATTGACGGGGGACCGTGGGGCAGGCGGAGGCGGAGGTGGAATGCCTCCTATGAATGGTGGCGAGATGCCGGCTATGAATGGCGAGATGCCGAACATGAATGGTGAGATGCCCGCTATGAATGGCACAGATGCTACAAATAGGACGGAAGGTGGACGTGGAGAATTTTCGGGCCGGCAAGGCACAAATTCGACCTCGAATAGCCAGACTGGTGACGATGATGGAAGTGCACCAGGGCAACCTTCTGGTGGAACAGACAGTCAAGGTCGGCAATTTGGTGGTGACGACGGCGGCCGAGGAAATCGCGGTGGCATGAATGGCGGTGGAAGCGGAGGCGGGATGTTCAATACAGGAACAGCAGGCCCGCTGCGCTTATTCCAATCAGAGCTGTCAGGTCAAGCTAGCTGGATGCTACCTTTCGTATTGTTTGGCTGCATTGGATTATTCGCCAATCTGCGGAGAAAAAACTTTACCCAAGCGCATAAGGAAGCTCTTTTCTGGCTGGCATGGCTGTTGCCTATTATGGGATTCTTCAGTATCGCAGGGTTCTTCCATCAATATTATCTGGTGATGATGGCTCCGCCAATTGCAGCGTTAGTCGGTGCAGGCTGGTCAAAGCTGTGGACGCTATATCGCGAGCACTCTTCTGGTTGGCTATCTTGGCTATTGCCTGCCGCAACGCTGGTTACAGCAGGTTTCCAGTGGTACATCGTTCATCCTTATGACGATACGATTGGCAGCGGCTGGTCCAATGGGATTTTAGCTGCAGGAATAGTGGTTTCACTGGTACTGGTAGTTCTTAAAGGTAAACAGAAATCCTTTATTTATGCGACCGGTATTGCAGCAGCACTAGTATTGTTAATTGGGCCTCTCTATTGGGCAGCTACTCCAATTACTTATGGCTTGAACAGTCAAACCCCTGAGGCAGGCCCGAGCAGTAGTGAGGGTAGAGGGGGAATGGGCGGCAATTCAAGCAATTTTGGACGTAATAGCGCCACAAGTGCAAATGAGAGTCTGTTGTCCTATTTGGAGGAGAACAATACTGGGGAGACTTATCTATTTGCTACATTGGATTATGGCACAGCAGCTCCTTATATCGTGGACAAAGGTGCATCGGTTGTTATTTTGAACGGATTTTCTAACTCAGACACAGTGTATACCCCTGATACCTTAAAGGCGTTTGTTGAGAGTGGAAAGGTGAAGTACTTCCTGATCAATAGCGTTGGTATGGGTGGTGGACGTGGAGGCAACTCCGAGTTGACGACTTGGATCACGGAGAATGGTACAGAAGTTGCAGCGGCTGATTGGGCAGGAAACGATGCTGGAAACAGCGGGACGTTATACAAAGTCACAGTAAACTAG
- a CDS encoding glycosyltransferase family 2 protein: protein MSTNVRYSIIIPMFNEEAVIQETYRRIKKVMGLTGEVYELIFVNDGSTDNCAQMIEEYSYWDESVKLIDLSRNFGHQIAITAGMDYALGDAVVIIDADLQDPPELILDMIAEWKKGYEVVYAKRIKRNGESLFKKWTASLFYRVLRYSTDISIPVDTGDFRLIDRKVCEELKRLPEKNRFVRGLVSWVGFRQKAIEYERDERLAGETKYPLKRMIKLSLDGITSFSYKPLKLAGYLGALLSASGFLYLMYVLYLVIFTDSVVKGWASMIGITLTFNGFVLIMLGILGEYVGRIYDETKGRPLYIVQEFYEGKKQQDVREQQVLHRQ, encoded by the coding sequence ATGAGTACCAACGTGCGCTATTCCATTATTATACCAATGTTTAACGAAGAGGCAGTTATTCAGGAGACTTATCGTCGGATCAAAAAAGTAATGGGTTTAACGGGTGAAGTGTATGAGCTAATCTTCGTGAATGACGGGAGCACAGACAATTGTGCCCAGATGATTGAGGAATATAGCTACTGGGATGAGAGTGTGAAGCTGATCGATTTGTCTCGTAACTTTGGACATCAGATCGCCATTACTGCCGGAATGGATTATGCCTTAGGAGATGCAGTCGTCATCATTGATGCCGATTTGCAAGATCCGCCGGAACTGATTCTGGACATGATTGCGGAATGGAAGAAGGGTTATGAAGTTGTATATGCCAAAAGGATAAAGCGAAACGGAGAATCCTTATTCAAAAAGTGGACGGCCAGCCTATTTTATAGAGTGCTTCGTTATTCAACCGATATTTCTATCCCTGTGGATACGGGGGATTTTCGCCTCATAGATCGTAAGGTCTGCGAAGAGCTCAAACGTCTGCCGGAGAAAAATCGATTCGTACGCGGTCTGGTCAGCTGGGTCGGTTTCCGCCAAAAAGCCATTGAATATGAGCGTGATGAACGTCTGGCTGGAGAGACAAAATATCCGCTGAAGCGCATGATCAAGCTCTCCCTGGACGGAATTACCTCCTTCTCTTATAAGCCACTGAAGCTGGCAGGATACCTTGGCGCATTGCTATCGGCCTCCGGTTTCCTATATCTGATGTATGTGCTTTATCTGGTGATCTTTACGGATTCAGTCGTTAAAGGCTGGGCATCAATGATCGGAATCACACTAACCTTTAATGGCTTTGTACTCATTATGTTAGGGATTCTGGGTGAGTATGTGGGCCGGATTTATGATGAGACTAAGGGCCGTCCGCTCTATATTGTCCAAGAGTTCTATGAAGGTAAGAAACAGCAGGATGTTCGTGAGCAGCAAGTCCTACATCGTCAATAA
- the galU gene encoding UTP--glucose-1-phosphate uridylyltransferase GalU, whose translation MKIRKAVIPAAGLGTRFLPATKAQPKEMLPIVDKPAIQYIVEEAVRSGIESIIIVTGRNKKSIEDHFDKSVELEQTLLEKGKEELLREVQAISELASIHYIRQKEPLGLGHAILCAEQFIGDEPFAVLLGDDIMVSEDPALLQMMRLYEQEEQTIVGVQQVPRQEVHKYGIISSSGSLNGVHEVKGLVEKPSPEAAPSENAIMGRYILEPSIFSVLAKLERGAGGEYQLTDALHEVCRNEGLLALDLIGQRYDIGDKFGYIQATLEVGLMREELRPLLVPYLQKLAASLKENEEVGALPWGTR comes from the coding sequence GTGAAGATTAGAAAAGCGGTTATTCCCGCCGCGGGCCTAGGCACTCGGTTCCTGCCTGCAACTAAGGCACAGCCCAAGGAAATGCTGCCCATTGTGGATAAGCCGGCGATTCAATACATCGTAGAAGAAGCTGTTCGATCCGGTATTGAAAGCATCATTATCGTGACGGGCCGCAACAAGAAGTCGATTGAAGATCATTTTGATAAATCAGTGGAACTGGAACAGACGCTATTGGAAAAAGGAAAAGAGGAGCTGCTTCGTGAAGTCCAGGCGATTAGCGAACTAGCTAGCATTCATTACATTAGGCAAAAAGAGCCGCTTGGACTAGGTCACGCCATCCTTTGTGCGGAACAGTTCATTGGGGATGAGCCCTTTGCAGTTCTGCTAGGTGACGATATTATGGTCTCGGAGGACCCGGCGCTGCTGCAAATGATGCGATTGTATGAACAAGAGGAGCAGACCATCGTCGGTGTTCAGCAGGTGCCACGGCAGGAGGTTCATAAATATGGGATTATATCCTCGAGCGGCTCACTAAATGGAGTTCATGAAGTAAAAGGATTGGTGGAGAAGCCTTCCCCGGAAGCAGCACCTTCAGAAAATGCTATTATGGGACGTTACATTTTGGAGCCTTCGATATTTTCGGTGCTGGCTAAGCTCGAGCGTGGAGCAGGCGGCGAATATCAACTGACAGATGCATTGCATGAAGTATGCCGGAATGAAGGTCTGCTGGCGCTGGATTTGATCGGACAACGTTATGATATCGGCGATAAATTTGGCTATATTCAGGCTACGCTGGAGGTCGGATTGATGCGTGAGGAGTTGCGTCCATTATTAGTTCCGTATTTGCAGAAGCTGGCGGCTAGTCTGAAGGAAAATGAAGAAGTGGGGGCGTTACCTTGGGGTACACGCTAG
- a CDS encoding FAD-dependent oxidoreductase, with amino-acid sequence MYEIAVIGAGPAGASAALFAAKAGKKTLLIDNDKGMTRRGWFENFYGISEVGGPDLVETGHKQAVKFGAELVSEQAINLTSSGNGFVIETEDGIIYEAKHVILATGALTDLAAKAGVETKDGTEPRIKTVVAVNPEGKTNIEGIWAAGTVAGVSVHAIITAGDGAKVAINVISELNGARYVDHDVLKA; translated from the coding sequence ATGTACGAAATCGCCGTAATTGGAGCCGGTCCTGCCGGTGCAAGCGCAGCCCTGTTCGCCGCCAAGGCGGGCAAAAAAACGCTGCTGATCGACAATGATAAGGGCATGACACGCAGAGGATGGTTTGAGAACTTTTATGGAATTTCCGAAGTAGGCGGTCCTGATCTCGTAGAAACCGGACATAAGCAAGCCGTCAAATTTGGTGCTGAGCTAGTTTCTGAACAAGCTATCAACCTCACTTCTAGCGGCAACGGTTTCGTCATCGAAACCGAAGATGGGATCATTTATGAAGCCAAACATGTTATTCTTGCAACAGGCGCCCTTACGGATCTAGCCGCTAAAGCTGGCGTGGAGACTAAGGATGGTACAGAGCCAAGAATCAAAACAGTAGTCGCTGTTAACCCAGAAGGCAAAACAAATATTGAAGGCATTTGGGCTGCAGGGACCGTTGCCGGAGTAAGTGTACATGCCATTATTACGGCAGGCGATGGCGCGAAGGTAGCGATTAACGTGATTAGTGAGTTAAATGGTGCACGTTACGTGGATCATGATGTATTAAAGGCTTAA
- a CDS encoding HAMP domain-containing sensor histidine kinase, translating to MSTRISKWFRRLPAPRSLRKQLLAISLLILSGLLLLIGVLQYILMRDFIYSNRAESMEAQIRSVPREMFFNFFNSYDEDTTTPNEENSEHNGNLPGERNGQNKIPEGLRTGENRRPLLLDAHTTLAIYSSDGTFRDLQQMTLSESAAPKLTNEEYNNLLIHTTDRATGNYKLIEGEDGTEHLAIFVNLYRPGNPRLLLQMSVNTGPLTDVILQQLMIYAGLSVVALMAGFFLYLPALRKTLVPLSNMGESAEIIDAGNLDIRFPINQGQTEIDKLAHSFNGMLERLEISFHNEREAKEQMRRFAADASHELRTPLTSIHGFLEVLLRGAADNKEQLYNSLRSMHGESKRINKLVEDLLLLARMDGAPQLRMTDLLLGEVISEMKPHLLLLADQRKVTFDISYGIHGKYEPNKIKQVILNLFHNAVQHTDPQSGSISLSLHARGNEAILTVRDNGCGISTKHIPHIFDRFYRSDSSRTRKYGGSGLGLSITKSIVEAHHGKISVSSTLGEGTTFRVTLPCEEGLAKRE from the coding sequence ATGAGTACGCGCATCTCTAAATGGTTTCGTAGGCTGCCTGCACCACGTTCTCTGCGCAAGCAGCTGCTAGCCATTTCGCTGCTCATTCTATCAGGATTGCTGCTGCTAATCGGAGTATTACAATATATACTCATGCGGGATTTCATATACAGCAATAGAGCGGAGTCTATGGAAGCGCAAATACGTTCTGTTCCCCGTGAGATGTTTTTCAATTTTTTCAATTCCTATGACGAGGATACTACAACTCCGAATGAGGAAAACTCCGAGCATAATGGCAATTTGCCGGGTGAAAGAAACGGCCAGAATAAAATTCCAGAGGGTCTACGAACCGGTGAGAATAGGCGTCCACTCCTGCTGGATGCCCATACAACCCTCGCAATTTATAGCTCGGATGGCACTTTCAGAGACTTACAGCAAATGACTTTATCTGAATCAGCCGCGCCTAAATTAACGAATGAGGAGTACAATAATCTACTCATTCATACCACGGATAGAGCAACAGGAAATTACAAGCTCATAGAGGGCGAAGACGGCACTGAGCATCTAGCCATATTCGTGAACCTCTATAGACCTGGAAATCCTAGATTGCTACTTCAAATGAGTGTGAATACAGGACCGCTTACGGATGTAATCTTGCAGCAATTGATGATCTACGCAGGTTTGTCAGTGGTTGCTTTAATGGCTGGCTTCTTCCTATACTTGCCTGCCCTTCGAAAGACGCTGGTTCCTCTCTCAAATATGGGCGAGTCCGCCGAGATCATTGATGCCGGGAATCTGGATATCCGTTTTCCAATTAACCAAGGACAGACTGAGATCGACAAGCTGGCTCATTCATTCAATGGTATGCTCGAGCGTCTTGAAATATCCTTTCATAATGAACGGGAAGCCAAGGAACAGATGCGCCGCTTCGCTGCCGATGCTTCTCACGAGCTGCGAACGCCGCTGACCTCGATTCATGGTTTTCTGGAGGTCTTACTGCGAGGCGCTGCAGACAACAAAGAACAGTTATACAATTCATTGCGGAGCATGCACGGTGAATCGAAACGGATCAACAAGCTGGTGGAGGATTTGCTGCTGCTCGCTCGGATGGATGGCGCTCCCCAACTACGGATGACGGATCTGCTTCTCGGAGAGGTGATTTCCGAAATGAAGCCCCATCTGCTCTTGTTGGCGGACCAGCGCAAGGTTACATTTGATATCTCGTATGGCATCCATGGTAAATATGAACCCAATAAGATCAAGCAGGTGATTCTGAATCTGTTTCACAATGCAGTTCAACATACCGATCCACAATCTGGAAGCATATCTCTCTCTTTACATGCTAGAGGAAATGAAGCCATTCTAACGGTACGGGACAATGGTTGCGGAATCTCTACAAAGCATATCCCGCATATCTTCGATCGCTTCTACCGCAGCGATTCCTCACGCACGCGTAAATACGGTGGATCTGGACTCGGTCTTTCAATTACAAAGTCTATCGTGGAGGCACATCACGGCAAGATTAGTGTAAGCAGCACCCTCGGTGAGGGAACAACCTTTAGGGTTACCCTTCCTTGCGAGGAAGGATTAGCCAAGAGAGAGTAA
- a CDS encoding response regulator transcription factor, giving the protein MKAAQGVRLLLVDDEPHILQFLELGLLNEGFEVRTAPDGITAISVAAEFKPHVAILDVMMPGMDGFELCHYLRSEETELAVIMLTAKDEVDDRVKGLTIGADDYMVKPFSFDELLARIQARLRNQFPGLLGEVRCGPFRIDSRRKEIRFKEEVLELSPTEYELLQYLVINHGLVLSKPMILDKVWGYDFGGEENIVEVYIRSLREKLGDKEHRIIRTLRGAGYRVDL; this is encoded by the coding sequence ATGAAAGCAGCTCAAGGCGTTCGACTACTGCTCGTAGATGATGAGCCTCATATACTACAATTTCTGGAGCTGGGCCTCCTCAATGAAGGATTCGAAGTCAGAACCGCACCCGACGGAATTACAGCCATCTCGGTCGCCGCTGAGTTCAAGCCACATGTAGCCATCCTAGATGTCATGATGCCCGGCATGGATGGATTCGAGTTATGTCATTACCTGCGCTCGGAGGAGACGGAATTAGCCGTCATTATGCTAACTGCAAAGGATGAAGTGGACGATCGAGTCAAGGGTCTCACTATTGGTGCTGACGATTATATGGTCAAGCCCTTCAGCTTCGACGAATTGCTTGCCCGAATTCAAGCGCGGCTACGCAATCAGTTTCCAGGTCTGCTCGGCGAGGTGCGCTGCGGTCCATTCCGAATTGACAGCCGCAGAAAAGAAATTCGCTTCAAGGAGGAAGTGCTTGAACTCTCCCCCACGGAATACGAGTTACTGCAGTATCTCGTTATCAATCACGGCCTTGTATTAAGTAAGCCTATGATTCTTGATAAGGTGTGGGGCTATGATTTTGGCGGTGAGGAAAATATTGTTGAGGTCTATATCCGATCGCTTCGCGAGAAGCTCGGGGATAAGGAGCACCGTATTATCCGTACCCTGCGGGGAGCAGGCTACCGGGTGGATCTATGA